The segment TGACTTGTCTCCACTGGGTAAATACGCCATAGTTTAAGAGGAGATTGAATCCCATCAGGTATATTCGTTTCTACGTATTTCCAGCCAGTCCAATCAACTTCACTTGCTAATGTCAATACATGTTGCGTGTTAGAAGCATCCCTAAGAACTGCACGTAGCCAAGCACCATTTCCGTCACCATAAACCCACAAGCCCATCTTTTGTGTATCAGCAGGGAGTTCCAAGTCTGGAGACGCTTGTAAGTAAGCAGCACGTGTAGCCGTAGTAGTTGAAAAATCATAATTAAGTTGAATACCATTTCCTTCTCTACCATCAACGACTTCCATTGAAGCCCCTACATCTGATGGATGCTTTGTAAATGTCCATCCTGAATCATCTTCAAAATCTGAAACATTCATCTCCGTAAACCCTATTGTAACGGGGAGGTAAAATGTTTCATTCAAGACAGTAATTGTAATCGTAGTAGACGATCCGTCCTGCTCTGGTGTAACAGTGAAATCACCATTCGTATTTTCTTCAATTTCGATAACCGATTCATCATAATCCAGTTCCACTTCCGATACTTCTATTGGAGCTGTATACCCATTTTCGTCATAACCCTTAACAGAGAAGCTGTCCGTCTCTCCCGAAACAAGGCTAATTCTAGATTTATTGGCTTCAATCTTATCTAATTCGCCTAGCACTTGAATCCGACTTTCTCCCTCAACATTTCCGGCCTTAGCTTTAGCAAGTGCTAAACCAGACTCACTCGCATGAAAAACACCTTGATCATCAAAACTTCCAAATTCCTCCGGATAGGCTTCCCATTGAACTTGGTCAGTTTCCACGAGATCATAGGCATCATCAAAACCTTTTGCATTAAAGTTTCGCGTCAAACCTGGGAAAACGCGATATGCATTTTCATCTTCAATCATTGATGATACACGTAACTTAGACAATTCCCCGTTTCCTTCTTCCGTATAAATACCAATTCCATTTGGCACCGCACGCTCAGAACCATCAGATGGATTGTTTTTCACCTCTGCCTCATCTTCTCCAGGTGTACGTGCTGTCATGGTCGACGAGCCGCCACCATCAAGATTCAATGCTTGATATGCACCGAATTCTTTCATTAATTTACCCATTTCATGTAGTGACATCCCTCTGCTTGAAGATTGACGTCCATCTACCAATACTAAATACATCGTTTTTCCATCTTGTGAAAATCCGACAGCAGTTCTTGGAGCGAGTGTTTGATCATCAACATTTTGAACTTCGCCATTTTTAACTAATACGGGGTTACCGCCAATGGCAAATTCAAATTCTCCATCTTCACTCATCTTTGGTGCATAATCTACGGAAACCGCATCACCAATAGTTAACTCTTCTAACTTATTAGCACCTTCTTCACGACCTATTAATACAAGTGTATTTTCATCTATTTCCTCGTTGCTGATTTCATTACTTGCATTTACAACCACACCGTTTTCAACAATAACTTCATAGACTGAACCTGATTCATTAACAGCACCACTTCTTGAAGCTTGTCCCCACAATGAATTGTATAATCCAATTCCATTTTCAGAGATAGAACTTTGATTTAATGCAGCAAGGGTATGTTCTTGGTCATGAAATGAAACCGTGCCTTCGAGTAAAATGTTGGCCAATTTCCCAACATCGTCAGTTGTAATTCCGGCTGACATTTCTCTGCCATTATTTGGTCCTTTTATTAACTCTCTATCTTGAATCTCAGCGCCAATCGGAGCTTTTGTTCCATTAATATCAAAAAAATCACCATTCACACTAGCTATTGCACCTTCTCTATTCGTTGCCTCGGATATAGGCTCTGCATCTGATACAACACCACCTGACTGCAGGACTCCTGTTGAGACACTGCTATTACTGATATCCACCTCAAGCATTTCACCATTTATCCATCCACGGGCATCTAGCCTTTCAAACGTAGTAAACGTAACACCCTTAGCAATCTGCTCGGTTTGAGAATCGGTAATAAGCGTTGTACTCTGCTCAATATCAGTAAGCGTCTGCGGCTCATCTTGCTCTGATGACTGAGGCACAGATTTACTTTCAAGAGGTGCATTGTCTAAACTATCGGCTGAAGTAACTGCAGTTGGTGCCAAGCCCTGAAAGATTAATAGAAAAGCTAGCATCAAACCGAACAACTTTTGAATTAATCGCACATTATCATCCCTTCAAATTGAAGTTACTTTTTATAAGTATGGTAATCATTTACTTGTCCAAAAACCCTATGTGCTCGGGTTAGATAAAACTATTGATCTTCACCATCCATTTGCTTTGCTTCAAATGTCCAGTCCAGCTGCAATGAATCGCCTTGAAAAGCATTTTGAGCTTCTTCATTATCAACAAAATTGAACTTCACAATAAAATCATGAACAGAACCTGAAGGAAGACCATTTTCACCATACCACGGATACATAATGTGCTGATCAATAGCTTCAGGGGTCATTTCTGCAAGTTCTGCAAGTGTCACTCTATAAATAATTTCATCACTGTTCGTATCGTTATATAAAAACTCAACCTCGATGTGTTCTCCAAAATCCTCCGATCCATTGTCACCTTGGGCATCCGTTACCGTGTAAGCTGTTTCCAGCAGTACCTCTTGAATATCAAGTGTACCTTCGTTAGACAGTTGAAAATCACGGTAAAAGGAATCGCCCGGCTTCATATTTTCCACATCAATTATTACACTTGGATCTGCATTTAAGTCTAACGTACCAGCAGCAAACGTATTATTTGTTTCCTCCGTGTCACTAAAATAAGCAAACGTACCTCCACCAATTAAACTAAACCCTAATACTGCAGTTGCAACGCCCACACCTAATTTCTTTTTGATTCCCATTTTTTGTTTCCCTCCTATTTTCTAATTTACTTCACTTCCGCTGTACTGCTTTTTTCTCTATCTTCCATGTTCGCAAGCGCTCTCCAAGTGGTGATTGCAGAATACCCGATCAACAGCACACCAGGTAGGATCATAAATAAAAGGCTTCCATTGGGAGATTGCGCGAAATTGATGATATAACCTGCATATGGAATCGTAAATCCATTGTAGGATCCTACAACATTTTCAGCTAAAACCGGGGCTGAATCGGGCGCATTATTGTTGTCTCCTTTGGTCGTGTAAACCACACCACTATCTGTTGATGCAGTTTCTGTAATACGGTGGGTGATAAGATTGCCTTCTTCACCCATGAACGTAATCACATCACCTGCTTGAAAGTTTGATTTCTCTTCTTCATCAGCAGATTTCATAGCAATGATGGAACCTGTTTGAATACCAGGTTCCATGGACCCAGATAATACGGATTTTAATTGGTACCCGAATATCTCCGGTTGGCCTCCTGTAATTTTAGTAGAAATAACCAGCGTTCCTACACTTATTAATAGGATCATTAATATACCTGTAACCACGTTATTGGTCCACTTTACGATCATCTTCTTTTTCAATTCCCTTCACCTTCTTCCTCTCCTTCCCACTTACCAATGCTCACATTTCCGTTCGCCTCTTCATATTCAGTTAAGAATGCAACAGTATTTGTTGTTACATAACCAACAGAAAATAGAAATAAAGACACAAGCATTGCCATTTTTAAAAAACGTAAAAAAGAAAGATTTAGCGATTTGATTTGCTTCATACATCGGTGCCTCAATTTCATCCCCCACCTTTCTCTCTATTTCCGGTCTACAACCTCACACAACTGCATAGAAATTGAATGGGAGAAATGTACTCCCCCCATTCAATTTATTATCCAATATTCTCCTCATTGCCATCCCGTTGAACCGCTTCAAATTCCCAGTTGAGTTCTAACTGGTCTGTCTGAAAATGGTTTTGATTTTCTCCACTGTCCGTGAATGTAAATTGGACGATGAAATTTTTTGCCGTGTCCTCCTCGGGAAATGACTCCACGATTTGCTGTGGGTTAGAGTTCAATTCCGCAAGCGTTTTTTCAAATACCAATGTCTCTTCCCCGTCTTGATCTGATAGCAGCTCCACCAGGATGTGATTGCCTAAGTCATCACCACTGTTTGGCTCTCCCTTATCAACTACTTCATAGGAAGCATTCAGGATAATTTCTTTCATATCCACACTCCCATCATTGGTAAGCTCGAACCTCGCATCCTGTGTGTCCCCTGGTACGAGATCCTCAATTTGAAAAATAGTTTCTTTATCCATCCCAAGATCTAATGAACCAGTTGTAATCCTATTGTCGGTAGAAGTTGTGTCTGTAAAATAGGCGCTTGTCCCGCCGACGATTAAACTTAATCCAACAGCAGCTAACACGATGCTCATTGCAAGTTTTTTCTTTATGGTCATTATTTCAGGCCCCTCCTCGAAGTATGTATTCAGGGTCAGAACTTCTACGTTTATCTAGCTTCGAACGACCAATTAAGTGTTAATTCGTCTCCTTGGAATTGATTTTGATTTTCCCCGTTTTCTACAAATTCGAATTCAACATACATCGTGTCATTCGTACCAGCTGCTAATCCGCTTTGTTCATTTTCAAAACCGAGAACATTTTTTGCTACAGCATCCGGAGCCATGTCCTGTAATTCAGCTAGCGTTGTAGAGTAAATGATGTCATTATATTGACTTTCTTCTGCCTTATCATAGTTTTCAAGGAAGTTCACTCGAATATGTTCACCGAAATCACTTGTATTGTCTCCTTCTGCATCTACTACTTCATAACTTGTATTTAATAAAACTTCCGAAATATCGAGGGATCCATTATTTTCTAAATAGAAGGTGCGGAATTCATAGTCACCCGGTCTCAAATTCTCCATATTTATAATCACTTCCGGGTCCACTGAAAGATCCAGTGTACCTGCAGCAAACGTATTCTCCGATTCTGCTGTATCGCTGAAATACGCGAACGTCCCGCCACCTACTAACGAAATTCCAAGTGCTGCAGTAGCGAGTCCCAGACCCAGTTTTTTCTTTATACCCATTGTAAAAATTCCTCCCTCAATTTTTTAGTTAGAATGCTGAAAAATTACCATTCCCTATGGTCA is part of the Virgibacillus sp. NKC19-16 genome and harbors:
- a CDS encoding CalY family protein, with product MGIKKKLGVGVATAVLGFSLIGGGTFAYFSDTEETNNTFAAGTLDLNADPSVIIDVENMKPGDSFYRDFQLSNEGTLDIQEVLLETAYTVTDAQGDNGSEDFGEHIEVEFLYNDTNSDEIIYRVTLAELAEMTPEAIDQHIMYPWYGENGLPSGSVHDFIVKFNFVDNEEAQNAFQGDSLQLDWTFEAKQMDGEDQ
- a CDS encoding TasA family protein codes for the protein MGIKKKLGLGLATAALGISLVGGGTFAYFSDTAESENTFAAGTLDLSVDPEVIINMENLRPGDYEFRTFYLENNGSLDISEVLLNTSYEVVDAEGDNTSDFGEHIRVNFLENYDKAEESQYNDIIYSTTLAELQDMAPDAVAKNVLGFENEQSGLAAGTNDTMYVEFEFVENGENQNQFQGDELTLNWSFEAR
- the sipW gene encoding signal peptidase I SipW, whose protein sequence is MKKKMIVKWTNNVVTGILMILLISVGTLVISTKITGGQPEIFGYQLKSVLSGSMEPGIQTGSIIAMKSADEEEKSNFQAGDVITFMGEEGNLITHRITETASTDSGVVYTTKGDNNNAPDSAPVLAENVVGSYNGFTIPYAGYIINFAQSPNGSLLFMILPGVLLIGYSAITTWRALANMEDREKSSTAEVK
- a CDS encoding phosphodiester glycosidase family protein, whose protein sequence is MRLIQKLFGLMLAFLLIFQGLAPTAVTSADSLDNAPLESKSVPQSSEQDEPQTLTDIEQSTTLITDSQTEQIAKGVTFTTFERLDARGWINGEMLEVDISNSSVSTGVLQSGGVVSDAEPISEATNREGAIASVNGDFFDINGTKAPIGAEIQDRELIKGPNNGREMSAGITTDDVGKLANILLEGTVSFHDQEHTLAALNQSSISENGIGLYNSLWGQASRSGAVNESGSVYEVIVENGVVVNASNEISNEEIDENTLVLIGREEGANKLEELTIGDAVSVDYAPKMSEDGEFEFAIGGNPVLVKNGEVQNVDDQTLAPRTAVGFSQDGKTMYLVLVDGRQSSSRGMSLHEMGKLMKEFGAYQALNLDGGGSSTMTARTPGEDEAEVKNNPSDGSERAVPNGIGIYTEEGNGELSKLRVSSMIEDENAYRVFPGLTRNFNAKGFDDAYDLVETDQVQWEAYPEEFGSFDDQGVFHASESGLALAKAKAGNVEGESRIQVLGELDKIEANKSRISLVSGETDSFSVKGYDENGYTAPIEVSEVELDYDESVIEIEENTNGDFTVTPEQDGSSTTITITVLNETFYLPVTIGFTEMNVSDFEDDSGWTFTKHPSDVGASMEVVDGREGNGIQLNYDFSTTTATRAAYLQASPDLELPADTQKMGLWVYGDGNGAWLRAVLRDASNTQHVLTLASEVDWTGWKYVETNIPDGIQSPLKLWRIYPVETSQAEQYTGQLIFDNLTVEVPPSTEMPEQEKADPDPLVLQNAEIGDERWRFAVISDTQFIAQNPDSEVMRRTRENLQQIVAQNPDFLVINGDFVDTGYPEDFELAKQVIDEEIGDSFPVYYVPGNHERTGTGDLDNFKEVFGETRHSFVHKGTQFIMLDSSAGSYRVSDFEQLVALQETLDEAVKNPEVRNVAVFSHHPTNDPLTTDNSQLSDRKEVALVEEWLTNFRQLSGGKGAIFISSHASIFNVNRVDSVPYMVTGSAGKDPYGSPDNGGFLGWTMFGVEKESSAVRGIKNPAETDWIKAKVNPLLDEITMNAPDSVSVGESVEVEAIGHQPGDINIPLQYPASVNWTGSDNVFIGDTEESVEAIDSGDYDAVFDYTTSELTAVNQGEITLKVQSNNVESESGIVIQ
- a CDS encoding TasA family protein, with amino-acid sequence MTIKKKLAMSIVLAAVGLSLIVGGTSAYFTDTTSTDNRITTGSLDLGMDKETIFQIEDLVPGDTQDARFELTNDGSVDMKEIILNASYEVVDKGEPNSGDDLGNHILVELLSDQDGEETLVFEKTLAELNSNPQQIVESFPEEDTAKNFIVQFTFTDSGENQNHFQTDQLELNWEFEAVQRDGNEENIG